A genome region from Fusarium musae strain F31 chromosome 5, whole genome shotgun sequence includes the following:
- a CDS encoding hypothetical protein (CAZy:CE4) gives MKSFTLLIAFLANFAIASPWPSLFSRSLDKRQAGRCGTGFGTVCGANECCSSAGWCGTGYLYCSAPSCQIEYGPGCDANVRPNGPDTTNVARPKVGSIPYGQAIYRCNRNGDIALTYDDGPYTYTEDLLDLLQRYNAKATFYITGRNLGKGAINDPDTPWPGLIRRMVRDGHQIASHTWSHQRLTTLSRSKFWNQMIYNEIAFADILGYFPTYMRPPYSASNTTTDAWLNELGYHVTYFNLDTEGYLHDSPNMISTSKQIWDNTVEGRSPATNKWLHIEHDPNTCSSPSAATTSPP, from the exons ATGAAGTCATTCACTCTCCTCATCGCCTTTCTGGCAAATTTCGCCATTGCATCTCCATGGCCATCGCTCTTCAGTCGTTCTCTTGACAAACGACAGGCTGGGCGATGTGGGACTGGCTTTGGAACAGTCTGCGGAGCAAATGAATGCTGTTCCAGCGCTGG ATGGTGCGGAACTGGTTATCTTTACTGCTCTGCTCCTTCGTGTCAGATCGAGTATGGTCCTGGCTGCGATGCAAACGTTCGTCCGAATGGCCCTGATACAACGAATGTCGCTCGTCCGAAAGTTGGGAGTATTCCGTATGGTCAGGCTATTTATCGGTGTAACCGCAACGGCGATATTGCGTTGACGTATGATGATGGGCCATACACTTATACCGAAGAccttctcgatctcctccAG CGATATAATGCTAAAGCGACGTTCTACATCACCGGTCGCAACCTTGGAAAAGGCGCTATCAATGACCCTGATACACCATGGCCAGGTCTCATTCGACGCATGGTACGAGACGGCCATCAGATTGCCAGTCACACATGGTCGCATCAACGTCTCACAACATTGAGTCGCTCTAAATTCTGGAACCAGATGATTTACAACGAGATTGCCTTTGCTGATATTCTCGGTTACTTCCCAACCTACATGCGTCCTCCGTACTCTGCCAGCAATACGACTACAGATGCATGGTTGAATGAGCTCGGGTATCATGTCACGTACTTTAACCTAGATACAGAAGGATATCTACATGATAGTCCAAACATGATCAGCACGTCCAAGCAAATCTGGGATAACACCGTCGAGGGTCGAAGTCCAGCTACCAACAAATGGCTTCACATCGAGCACGACCCT AATACATGCTCCTCTCCATCCGCCGCAACAACTTCACCGC
- the SIT1 gene encoding ferrioxamine B transporter (EggNog:ENOG41) — protein sequence MSSPPEKSPDNDHGHEVPPSAADAVRDITSPGVQRIKAMSEVITLADRIFIFFGVFLIAYAYGLDGTVRYAYQPSALNSFQEHSLQSSVNTLRAVIAAAAQPTAGKIADVFGRVELICVSVFFYTIGTVIEAVAQNLDTYSAGAVIYQIGYTMILLLVEVIIGDITSVRSRLFFSYIPALPFIINTWVSGDVAEAVLGATTWRWGIGMWCIIYPVCSLPLIISLLVVGHRAKKAGHLVGYRSSFQQLGFNKLTLELFWLLDIVGVILLIAVFALLLVPLTIAGGFESKWSDPQVVAPLVIGFVCIPVFVVWELRAPHPLVPFQHMKDRSVWAPMGIACMLNFAWYMQGDYLYTVLQVSFNFSIKAATRVQSLYSFASVITGTILGLIVYKVRRFKVFIVSGTCLFLVAFGLLIRYRGNPSSDNKSGVIGAQILLGIAGGMFPYPAQASLQAYVTHERLAVMTGLYLALYQVGSAFGNAVSGAIWTQVLPVRLAQSFSSFGNETLAVYAYSQPLSAIIDFPVGSPERDAMIDAYKHVQRLLTITGICLCVPLIAFSLCLRNPKLTDQQNLVEDEKPGAAPERSSASA from the coding sequence ATGTCCTCCCCCCCAGAGAAATCCCCCGACAACGACCACGGCCATGAAGTCCCCCCTTCAGCCGCCGACGCCGTCCGGGACATCACATCCCCCGGTGTCCAGCGCATCAAGGCCATGTCTGAAGTAATCACCCTCGCCGAccgcatcttcatcttcttcggtgtcttcctcatcgcctACGCCTACGGCCTCGACGGCACCGTGCGCTACGCCTACCAGCCCTCTGCGCTCAACAGCTTCCAGGAACACTCGCTCCAGTCCTCCGTGAACACCCTCCGCGCCGTCATTGCAGCAGCTGCGCAGCCCACGGCTGGAAAGATCGCTGATGTGTTTGGTCGCGTGGAACTTATTTGTGTCTCTGTGTTCTTTTATACCATTGGAACTGTCATTGAGGCTGTGGCGCAGAATCTGGATACGTACTCTGCTGGTGCGGTTATTTACCAGATTGGATATACCATGATTCTTTTGCTTGTGGAGGTCATCATCGGAGATATCACGTCTGTGCGATCGCGTTTGTTCTTCAGCTACATCCCCGCTCTgcccttcatcatcaacacatgGGTCAGCGGCGATGTCGCAGAAGCCGTCCTTGGAGCTACAACCTGGCGATGGGGAATCGGCATGTGGTGCATCATCTACCCCGTCTGCTCTCTCcccctcatcatcagccttcTCGTCGTTGGCCACCGCGCCAAGAAGGCCGGTCATCTCGTCGGCTACCGCTCTTCGTTCCAGCAGCTCGGTTTCAACAAACTCACCCTCGAGCTCTTTTGGCTTCTCGACATAGTCGGCGTAatcctcctcatcgccgTCTTCGCCCTGCTCCTCGTCCCTCTCACCATCGCTGGAGGTTTCGAGAGCAAGTGGTCAGACCCTCAGGTCGTAGCCCCCCTCGTCATCGGCTTCGTCTGCATTCCCGTCTTCGTCGTGTGGGAGCTCCGCGCTCCCCATCCCCTTGTGCCCTTCCAACACATGAAGGACCGCTCCGTCTGGGCACCCATGGGAATCGCATGCATGCTCAACTTTGCATGGTACATGCAGGGCGACTACCTCTACACCGTTCTGCAGGTatccttcaacttcagcaTCAAGGCCGCTACACGTGTCCAGTCCCTCTACTCCTTCGCAAGTGTCATCACCGGCACAATTCTCGGTCTTATCGTGTACAAGGTGCGCCGCTTCAaggtcttcatcgtctcagGAACGtgtctcttcctcgtcgcATTCGGTCTCCTCATCCGATACCGCGGCAACCCCAGCTCCGACAACAAATCCGGCGTCATCGGCGCGCAGATCCTCCTCGGTATCGCGGGCGGTATGTTTCCCTACCCCGCGCAGGCCTCGCTCCAGGCCTACGTTACCCACGAGCGACTCGCCGTCATGACGGGTCTGTACCTCGCGCTGTACCAGGTCGGCTCGGCCTTTGGAAATGCCGTCTCCGGCGCCATCTGGACCCAGGTCCTCCCCGTGCGACTTGCCCagagcttctccagcttcgGAAACGAGACCCTCGCTGTGTACGCCTACTCTCAGCCTCTGTCTGCCATTATCGACTTCCCTGTTGGTTCGCCCGAGCGCGATGCCATGATTGATGCGTACAAGCATGTCCAGCGCCTGCTTACCATCACTGGTATCTGTCTTTGTGTTCCTCTTATCGCGTTCTCGCTGTGCTTGCGTAACCCCAAGCTCACCGATCAGCAGAACttggttgaggatgagaagcctgGTGCTGCCCCTGAGCGCTCCTCTGCATCTGCTTAG
- a CDS encoding hypothetical protein (EggNog:ENOG41) codes for MARFVFRGIINGNEDPAFLSLYFSPDSKASNKLDYIYGLLAVTKSPITPDYTKSIREVTLEFMAYATGLKRLDDLPSWAPVFSEADRRKPIARGLKVHRPAYDTVPELSNGLPIDIDGDSLWIKGVKVQVVGTVYEKTVSANLLTTGLQQCIMEFTQSPQDIYPTGKSVLEIIYCTLLQIEPYDNYAVDLGLCLDRLTHPETPVLDRNWTMQWTQKSSVGAVLAKWYTYGRHHPGNRLFKTNDGYIGTMADDVQRGDVVCVLAGSEELAVLRPEEDHYLFVGCCFMIGLMSGEVSELLKLGKVKIEKIEIR; via the exons ATGGCGCGCTTTGTGTTTCGAGGAATCATCAATGGCAATGAAGACCCCGCCTTTTTGAGCTTATATTTCTCTCCGGATTCCAAGGCCTCCAATAAGTTGGATTATATCTATGGCCTCTTGGCTGTGACAAAATCCCCGATCACCCCTGACTATACCAAGAGCATTCGAGAGGTAACCCTGGAGTTCATGGC GTATGCTACTGGCCTCAAGCGCCTTGACGATCTACCAAGCTGGGCACCCGTTTTCTCGGAGGCTGACAGACGAAAGCCAATTGCAAGAGGGCTCAAAGTGCATCGGCCTGCATACGATACAGTGCCCGAGCTGTCCAACGGTCTGCCCATAGATATTGATGGCGATAGCTTATGGATCAAAGGGGTCAAAGTACAGGTTGTCGGCACAGTATACGAAAAGACTGTTTCTGCGAATCTCTTGACAACCGGACTACAACAATGTATCATGGAATTTACACAGTCACCACAGGATATCTACCCAACTGGCAAGAGCGTACTAGAGATAATATATTGCACTCTGTTACAAATAGAACCATACGATAACTATGCGGTCGACTTAGGTCTTTGCCTAGACCGTTTGACTCACCCGGAAACTCCAGTTCTAGATAGAAACTGGACGATGCAATGGACACAAAAGTCCTCCGTTGGCGCGGTACTAGCCAAGTGGTATACGTACGGTCGGCACCACCCAGGTAATAGGCTCTTTAAAACCAATGATGGCTATATCGGCACGATGGCAGACGATGTACAGCGTGGGGATGTCGTCTGTGTACTTGCAGGCTCTGAAGAGCTGGCGGTCCTCCGCCCCGAGGAAGACCACTACCTTTTTGTTGGCTGTTGCTTTATGATAGGACTGATGAGCGGCGAGGTCTCGGAGCTTTTGAAGTTAGGAAAAGTCAAAATTGAGAAAATTGAGATCCGATGA